From Daucus carota subsp. sativus chromosome 6, DH1 v3.0, whole genome shotgun sequence:
CCAAaagtatttttcatttttactgTTTGCCCATACAATTTCAACTTCTGCAACAAGACATGAATGCTTTGCTCCAActaaagttaattttgttcaatATCTTCCTTATTTTTCACCTCTCACAGCAGACaacaattattaattatataatttgttcACCCACAGCTTCACGTGCACTGATTTGCCACACGAACGCAatcccttttcttttctttcaaatttatctaatactaattaaagaaaatttgttACAGATGTATGTACACTCGCTTAGCAAACAAGAAAAACAATGCGTGTCATGCAAGTAGGACCCGGTTAAATTTATCCCCGACACAAATGTGGCCTTTTCAAATTATTGTTAGAATTGCCCCAATAGTAAAATGGTCCTTTATTGTTTATATCACAtgctaaatattaaattttatatttttaatttattttgactgacataatacttatatatataaggattcaattattattaaaaaactggaataaataaaagtaaattaaatttataaaatgtcGTTGTTAGCATGTCTGTATGACAACGAAAAAGCTAATACTCCctcctccgtttcaaaatacatgtatactttaaaaaaaaaaattgtttcaaaatacttgtccatttcaactttaaatataaatttatatctccaaaatcaactctcctctacatatttttaatttatatctacaagatcaaccatatacaacatatcatgttcaattaatgatttaatataattttttccccttaaaatcaacttttttaaaattatatgatttttagaTAAtgaacatgtaatttgaaagGCTGGAGTAGTAAAAAGAAAACAACCTTCTTGAAAACTGTAAAAATAGCAACACACTTCACATGGTAATAACGCaccgaaaagaaagaaaaagaaatgccAACTAGTGGGTACATAAGACAAAATTATTGTTGGCAAGAAttcttttttttccaaaacAGACCAGTATATAGAGAGAGGTTGTATGCAAATCTTATCGTTCACGCTATATACTATATGAGCCATCTGTTTTCTAGTATATAAATGTGTGAGGGTTGTGGGAACTAACTCATTCTTGCTTGCTGTCTAGTATACAACACAAGTTCTTGTTCTATTACAAATAAGATGATTAATGATACACTCAAGTATTTAGCAGGCTCTGCAGGTCCAAGTGGTTATGGATCAAAATCAACTGCTGATCAAGTCACTGAAGATTTTGCTTCTTGTTTTCTTCCTTGTTCTCGAAATCTTACTGCAATAATCACCGGTTAGCacttaatttgtttattttaatactCAAATTCTTCATGCTATTCTATCTGTGCATGGTTACAGACCACAGTGATAGAGTTTCAAACTTTTAGTCATTTTTAGATGTGTGTGTGCAAGTATACTCTTTCAATGTTCTGCATTTTACGGTGGATACTTTATGTATACTAACATCGTAAGATTTTAGAAGAGACGGTAACATAGCGTTATTCATTCAAACTTCTCTGTCATATCGTTTTTGTGTCAGattaattttaatggattgcccTTTTTAATATATCAGAATCTGATACATGTGACCAGATAGTTTTTCCTCTCCtgagtataaattttttaaggtTATTAGTCTCTGCTAGTATTTAATATCTGaaattatggagtgaaaaaCTGGCATAGATTATTTAGAAGAACAGGGATACTTTGAAAGGAAAAGGACCTTTGCTTCCATAACAGTTTCAATGTAAATGTTTGTGGCTCTTTAGAAGAATGAAAAAAGATGTTCATAACTTTGTCTCTTTTGGATTTTCTCAGTGATTGATCATTGCTAGATTTTGTTAGATAAGAAGAATTCTCACATTTAataagttttttaatatatagcaTCAGCATGACTGTTATATGGCGTCAGTCACAATCTCATTTATCAGATATTTCAAGAAATGCTGCAGCAGACATAAACATGGAGTTctaatgtgtgtgatttttgTTAGGAGCAACATCTGGAATTGGAGAGGAGACTGCGAGAATTTTAGCTAAAAGAGGAGTAAAAATAGTGATGCCGGCAAGAGACTTGAAAAAGGCTTCTGAAGTGAAAGAAAAAATCCAGAAGGAGAGTCCTGAGGCTGAAATTATACTGATGGAGATTGATTTGAGCTCATTTTCTTCCATCAAGAGATTTTGCACCGAGTTCCTGGCTCTAAGATTACCCCTTAACATCTTAATGTGAGTGTTCTCCACTATTGTGAAGTTAATgctaacaaaattaaatatgcTCTGCTGGTAATATGGATTTATGTGATAACTAGTGGTGGATGTCaaactatttatatgtattgttgatgcagaaacAATGCTGGGAAATTTTCAAATAAGCTGGAGTTTTCTGAAGACAAAATTGAGATGACCTTTGCCACAAATTACTTGGGTATCTATCTATGCCTCATGCTCATTAACTATATCTTCATATGACTTCTTGCTCCGTTTCAGTCAGTAGAATGTTATTTAAGTAAGAATTTTTGTGATCGAGCTCGCCTGAACTAGTGGTATCATATTATGCTTCTTGGGTGCGCAGGCCACTTTTTGCTTACAGAGCTACTAATGGAGAAAATGGTGGAGACAGCGGCAGAAAAAGGGATCCAAGGAAGAATAGTCAATGTATCTTCTGTCGTCCATGGCTGGGTGAAAAGAGAACATTTTTGCTTTAACCAGATGCTCCAACCAAAAAAGTAAGACTATTTCTTCCACTAAGAGCAATCCCAGTGCAGTGATAAAACTGGTAACATAAGCATGAAACTAGATCCAGAAATGATACATCCATGGTGATGTTTCGATCCAAAGATAGTTGTTACTTATAAGAAGGATGGAAATAGAGTTGAGAGTTCTAGTTTAGCAACAAAATCCGGCTTTAAATGGAGTCAGAGTAATGGAGTCTAATTTTTACTTGAGAAACGAAATCCAAATTTTGGCGAAAAAACATAGCAATATCTATAGCTATTACAATTGACAGGGCACATTTGGTTCTTACATTGGgaatattaatcataagcaAGCAACTAGGAGTATCTTTAAAGATCTTAAACAGAAACCTCATATTGTTTATACTGTCATGCAGATATAATAGCACTCGTGCATATGCCCAATCAAAACTAGCGAATATACTGCATGCAAAGGAAGTGTCAAGACAGCTCATGGTAGGAATGGAATCAATAATTTCATTGTTTTTTGTGATCATGATAAACAGTTTGTGCTGACATAAAGCAATATGTTACTGGATCCCCTCAAAGTGTTTTTGTTGGAATCTATCAGGCAAGGAAAGCAAATGTTACTGCCAATGCCGTGCACCCAGGCATTGTGAAGACTGGAATCATCAGGGATCACAAAGGCTGTTTCACAGGTATTTATACATCTTACATATCGTTATTGTGTACGTTAAGGACAGATATGAGAATTGACTTATCCTTGCTATCTCCATTCAGATTCCCTGTTTTTTGTGGCCTCCAAGTTCTTAAAGTCGACATCACAGGTAAATACTCTGCATGCCTGTCTGATAAATCCGACTAATGTTTCCTGCAAAGCAAAGCATTATTCTTACCGTTCCTTATTAAAGGGTGCATCCACCACATGCTATGCTGCACTGAGCCCACAAATGGAAGGGGTGAGTGGGAAATACCTTACAGACTGTAACGAGACTCACTGCTCAGGACTGGCAGACGATGAATCCGAAGCACAGAAGCTATGGATGCAATCATGTGCTTTGATCCAGAGAAGATTACAGCGATAACAACTAATGCATCTTCCTACTTCTTACTACCTGCCTAtctaattttatgtgtaaactGTAGAGTGTAGAT
This genomic window contains:
- the LOC108226541 gene encoding short-chain dehydrogenase TIC 32 B, chloroplastic, whose amino-acid sequence is MINDTLKYLAGSAGPSGYGSKSTADQVTEDFASCFLPCSRNLTAIITGATSGIGEETARILAKRGVKIVMPARDLKKASEVKEKIQKESPEAEIILMEIDLSSFSSIKRFCTEFLALRLPLNILINNAGKFSNKLEFSEDKIEMTFATNYLGHFLLTELLMEKMVETAAEKGIQGRIVNVSSVVHGWVKREHFCFNQMLQPKKYNSTRAYAQSKLANILHAKEVSRQLMARKANVTANAVHPGIVKTGIIRDHKGCFTDSLFFVASKFLKSTSQGASTTCYAALSPQMEGVSGKYLTDCNETHCSGLADDESEAQKLWMQSCALIQRRLQR